The Geodermatophilaceae bacterium NBWT11 genome has a segment encoding these proteins:
- a CDS encoding SMC family ATPase, protein MRVHQLSVRAFGPFAGEVSVDLDEKGADGLFLLWGPTGAGKTSLLDAIVFALYGTVPGVRGHEKRLRSDHAGVDVRTEVRCEVTLGGERLRITRRPEQQRPKKRGTGSTIEQATLTVQRLTDGGWEPVSTRIDEGSEHLRTRLGLSAEQFCQVVLLPQGDFARFLRAEPDDRGRLLRTLFDVGRFARAEDWLAEERRQADELTRAARTAVGTVLARVAQVADVDVPEDLAPDLVGAAGAGVDRWVAEVLADAREDSVESAAAADAARAQLDLRETEAAAARSLAERHTRRDRARRELDGLTAGAADLESARETVEAARRAEPLRDVLEDVEHAGRAAERAAADLDVAQAAWTAVADGAPADTLTARALRDEAAAARALEPEVARAAGLRRSADALDREADVLASRVLEAEERCAARPAEQAAAEAALARATDAQSRRPGLAAALARLTDVAAASVAADRAGRELASAEAAVLAAREGLVGARERAADLRAARLEGMAAELASTLAAGDDCPVCGSLEHPRPAEHVGTVVTAAEEDDARAAVERSEHDLHGALETQGRWTTEVAAAVAISDGVGTDTAAAAREEARVALAEADAAAAGLGRAQRGLEAFRERAEDEDRQVVLDRAALASRTAERDATRAAHAELTEVLTRATGDDHDLASRVRRLERQADRCDAVVDAVAMHLRARGGLAAAEGRASSRAAEAGFADVAEAAAALLERGELRRLDGLLRDHDRALEAARSALAAPDLVDLGAAPDEAATGEALRSATANREAAVAVAVATSRRLVDLESLVGALTTARIRLDERRAHADHVGSLADLVTGRGANTRKMRLQSFVLAARLEQVAEVASSRLQEMSGGRYTFLHSDAVGRHGARGGLGLDVLDEYTGVRRPTKTLSGGESFMASLALALGLADVVTAESGGVQIDTLFVDEGFGSLDPRALDAVMTVLDDLRRGGRVVGVVSHVEELRTRIPSRIEVLAGRDGSRLAG, encoded by the coding sequence ATGAGGGTCCACCAGCTGTCGGTACGGGCCTTCGGTCCCTTCGCCGGCGAGGTGTCGGTCGACCTCGACGAGAAGGGCGCCGACGGTCTCTTCCTGTTGTGGGGTCCGACCGGCGCGGGCAAGACCTCGCTGCTCGACGCGATCGTCTTCGCGCTCTACGGCACCGTGCCGGGGGTCCGTGGTCACGAGAAGCGGTTGCGGAGCGACCACGCTGGGGTCGACGTGCGCACCGAGGTCAGGTGCGAGGTCACGCTCGGTGGGGAGCGGCTGCGCATCACCCGCCGGCCCGAGCAGCAACGGCCGAAGAAGCGGGGCACGGGGTCGACCATCGAGCAGGCGACCCTGACGGTCCAGCGGCTCACCGACGGCGGGTGGGAGCCGGTCAGCACCAGGATCGACGAGGGATCGGAGCACCTGCGCACCCGCCTCGGGCTGTCGGCCGAGCAGTTCTGCCAGGTCGTCCTCCTGCCCCAGGGCGACTTCGCCCGCTTCCTGCGGGCCGAGCCCGACGACCGGGGCCGCCTGCTGCGCACGCTCTTCGACGTCGGTCGGTTCGCCCGGGCAGAGGACTGGTTGGCCGAGGAACGGCGTCAGGCCGACGAGCTCACCCGAGCCGCTCGTACGGCCGTGGGCACCGTGCTGGCCCGGGTCGCCCAGGTCGCCGATGTCGACGTGCCCGAGGACCTGGCCCCCGACCTGGTGGGAGCCGCCGGGGCCGGGGTCGACCGCTGGGTCGCCGAGGTGCTCGCCGACGCGCGGGAGGACTCGGTCGAGTCGGCTGCCGCAGCCGATGCCGCCCGCGCACAGCTGGACCTGCGTGAGACGGAGGCCGCGGCGGCCCGGTCGCTGGCCGAGCGGCACACCCGCCGTGACCGGGCCCGCCGGGAACTGGACGGGTTGACGGCCGGGGCCGCCGATCTCGAGTCGGCCCGGGAGACTGTGGAGGCCGCCCGTCGGGCCGAGCCCCTCCGGGACGTCCTGGAGGACGTCGAGCACGCCGGTCGGGCCGCTGAGCGTGCTGCGGCCGACCTCGACGTCGCCCAGGCCGCGTGGACCGCCGTGGCGGACGGCGCCCCTGCCGACACCCTGACGGCTCGTGCGCTGCGGGACGAGGCAGCTGCAGCCCGCGCCCTCGAGCCGGAGGTCGCCCGCGCTGCTGGTCTGCGCCGCTCCGCCGACGCGTTGGACCGCGAGGCGGACGTGCTCGCCTCCCGGGTCCTCGAGGCCGAGGAACGCTGCGCGGCTCGGCCGGCGGAGCAGGCTGCGGCCGAGGCCGCACTCGCCCGGGCGACCGATGCGCAGTCCCGGCGGCCGGGGCTGGCGGCCGCCCTGGCCCGGCTCACCGACGTGGCCGCCGCGAGCGTCGCGGCCGACCGGGCCGGTCGAGAGCTCGCGTCCGCGGAGGCCGCCGTGCTCGCCGCGCGGGAGGGCCTCGTCGGCGCCCGGGAGCGGGCCGCGGACCTGCGCGCGGCCCGCCTCGAGGGCATGGCCGCCGAGCTCGCCTCCACTCTCGCGGCTGGGGACGACTGCCCGGTCTGCGGGTCCCTCGAGCACCCCCGACCCGCCGAGCACGTCGGCACCGTGGTCACCGCGGCCGAGGAGGACGACGCCCGCGCCGCGGTGGAGCGCTCCGAGCACGACCTGCACGGGGCGCTGGAGACCCAGGGCCGGTGGACCACGGAGGTGGCCGCGGCGGTCGCGATCTCCGACGGCGTGGGAACCGACACGGCAGCCGCGGCCCGGGAGGAGGCCCGCGTGGCCCTGGCCGAGGCGGATGCGGCGGCAGCCGGTCTCGGGCGGGCACAGCGCGGGCTCGAGGCGTTCCGTGAGCGGGCCGAGGACGAGGACCGCCAGGTGGTGCTGGACCGGGCAGCTCTGGCGTCCCGGACTGCTGAGCGGGACGCGACCCGGGCAGCCCACGCCGAGCTGACCGAGGTGCTCACCCGGGCGACCGGCGACGACCACGACCTGGCCAGCCGGGTGCGGCGGCTGGAACGGCAGGCCGACCGCTGCGACGCGGTGGTCGACGCGGTGGCGATGCACCTGCGGGCCCGCGGCGGCCTCGCTGCCGCCGAGGGACGTGCCTCGTCCCGTGCCGCGGAGGCCGGCTTCGCCGACGTGGCCGAGGCCGCCGCCGCACTGCTGGAGCGTGGGGAGCTGAGACGTCTGGACGGTCTGCTGCGCGACCACGACCGGGCGCTGGAGGCTGCCCGGTCGGCCCTCGCGGCGCCCGACCTCGTGGACCTGGGCGCTGCTCCCGACGAGGCAGCGACCGGCGAGGCCCTCCGCTCCGCCACCGCCAATCGGGAAGCCGCCGTCGCCGTGGCGGTCGCCACGTCCCGCCGTCTCGTGGACCTCGAGTCGCTGGTCGGGGCACTGACGACCGCGCGGATCCGGTTGGACGAGCGTCGCGCCCACGCCGACCACGTGGGTTCTCTCGCCGACCTGGTGACCGGCCGCGGCGCCAACACCCGGAAGATGCGCCTGCAGTCCTTCGTGCTGGCGGCGCGGCTGGAGCAGGTGGCCGAGGTGGCCAGCAGTCGGCTGCAGGAGATGTCCGGTGGCCGCTACACGTTCCTGCACAGCGACGCCGTCGGCCGCCACGGAGCTCGGGGTGGGCTGGGCCTCGACGTGCTCGACGAGTACACCGGGGTCCGTCGGCCCACCAAGACGCTGTCCGGCGGGGAGAGCTTCATGGCCTCCCTGGCCCTGGCCCTGGGCCTGGCGGACGTGGTGACCGCCGAGAGCGGCGGGGTGCAGATCGACACGCTCTTCGTCGACGAGGGGTTCGGCAGCCTCGACCCCCGGGCCCTCGACGCGGTGATGACGGTGCTCGACGACCTGCGTCGAGGTGGCCGGGTCGTCGGGGTGGTCAGCCACGTGGAGGAGCTGCGCACCCGCATCCCCAGTCGGATCGAGGTCCTCGCCGGCCGGGACGGGTCACGACTGGCGGGATGA
- a CDS encoding biotin--[acetyl-CoA-carboxylase] ligase has translation MWRTVEVVSQVGSTNAELTARAAADEAEGVVLVAEHQAAGRGRLDRVWTSPPRAGVTVSVLLRPDVPAARRGWLSLLTGVALAESLTEVGRTSLKWPNDLLAPDGRKLAGILAEASGTAVVVGVGLNVSTREDELPDTGTSLQLLAGRPVDRAPVLLGYLRAFERRYRTWVEHAGDPVSSGLARDYLAWCSTVGLEVTVTLPDGRTVDGVAEAVDWDGRLVVRTDQGRLELASGDVRHVRPRAAG, from the coding sequence ATGTGGCGCACGGTCGAGGTGGTGTCGCAGGTGGGCTCGACGAATGCCGAGCTCACCGCCCGGGCCGCGGCCGACGAGGCCGAGGGCGTCGTGCTGGTCGCCGAGCACCAGGCCGCCGGGAGGGGCCGACTGGACCGGGTCTGGACGTCGCCGCCCCGGGCGGGGGTGACGGTGTCGGTGCTGCTGCGTCCCGACGTCCCCGCCGCCCGTCGCGGCTGGCTGTCCCTGTTGACCGGGGTGGCCCTGGCCGAGTCGCTGACCGAGGTCGGGCGCACCTCCTTGAAGTGGCCGAACGACCTGCTCGCACCCGACGGCCGCAAGCTCGCCGGCATCCTCGCCGAGGCGTCCGGGACGGCCGTCGTCGTCGGCGTCGGGCTCAACGTCTCCACCCGTGAGGACGAGCTGCCCGACACCGGGACGTCGTTGCAGCTCCTCGCCGGTCGCCCGGTCGACCGGGCACCCGTGCTGCTGGGCTACCTGCGTGCGTTCGAACGCCGGTACCGCACCTGGGTGGAGCACGCCGGTGACCCGGTGTCCTCCGGCCTGGCCCGGGACTACCTGGCCTGGTGTTCCACGGTCGGTCTGGAGGTGACCGTCACCCTGCCCGACGGTCGGACGGTGGACGGCGTCGCCGAGGCCGTGGACTGGGACGGCCGGCTCGTCGTCCGGACCGACCAGGGGCGGCTGGAGCTGGCCAGCGGCGACGTGCGACACGTGCGGCCCCGCGCCGCCGGGTGA
- a CDS encoding exonuclease SbcCD subunit D: MRLMHTSDWHVGRSLHGTELLAEQEAVLSGLARVVREESVDVVLVAGDVYDRAVPSADATGVLDRVLSRLQAAGAKVVLTPGNHDSARRLGFASGLLTASGVHVRASTGSLDEPVLLADEHGEVAVYGLPFLEPEVARHELGADVARSHQAVLSAAMDKVRADLYFRPGARSVVLAHAFVGGGLPSESERDIAVGGVDLVSPAVFEGVDYVALGHLHRPQTLSPRLRYSGSPMAYSFGEAGQRKQVWLVDLDATGLAEVRAVVLPTPRELTVLDGDLADLLADPAHEVVTDHFVSARLTDAVRPADPMRQLQTRFPHCVHLEWSGAGTRDDGRSYTDRLRGRDDLAVAGEFVTHVRGVGASAAERELLGRALAVADREEVAR, from the coding sequence ATGCGGTTGATGCACACGTCGGACTGGCACGTGGGCCGGTCCCTGCACGGCACCGAGCTCCTGGCCGAGCAGGAGGCCGTGCTGTCCGGGCTGGCACGGGTGGTGCGCGAGGAGTCCGTCGACGTGGTGCTCGTCGCCGGCGACGTGTACGACCGGGCCGTCCCCTCCGCGGACGCCACGGGCGTCCTCGACCGGGTGCTGTCCCGACTGCAGGCCGCGGGCGCGAAGGTGGTGCTGACCCCCGGCAACCACGACTCCGCCCGTCGGCTGGGTTTCGCCTCCGGGCTGCTGACCGCCTCGGGGGTCCACGTGCGCGCGTCCACCGGCTCGCTCGACGAACCGGTCCTGCTGGCCGACGAGCACGGTGAGGTCGCCGTCTACGGGTTGCCCTTCCTGGAGCCCGAGGTCGCCCGGCACGAGCTCGGTGCCGACGTCGCCCGCTCGCACCAGGCCGTGCTGTCGGCCGCGATGGACAAGGTGCGGGCAGACCTGTACTTCCGCCCCGGTGCCCGTTCGGTCGTGCTGGCCCACGCGTTCGTGGGTGGCGGCCTCCCCAGCGAGAGCGAGCGGGACATCGCGGTCGGCGGGGTCGACCTCGTGAGCCCCGCCGTGTTCGAGGGCGTCGACTACGTGGCACTGGGTCACCTGCACCGGCCACAGACCCTCAGCCCGCGGCTGCGCTACAGCGGTTCGCCGATGGCCTACTCCTTCGGCGAGGCCGGCCAGCGCAAGCAGGTCTGGCTGGTCGACCTGGACGCAACCGGTCTGGCCGAGGTGCGGGCCGTCGTGCTGCCCACCCCTCGGGAGCTGACCGTGTTGGACGGCGACCTGGCCGACCTCCTCGCCGACCCGGCCCACGAGGTGGTCACCGACCACTTCGTCTCCGCCCGGCTCACCGACGCGGTCCGACCCGCCGACCCGATGCGTCAGCTGCAGACCCGGTTCCCGCACTGCGTCCACCTGGAGTGGTCCGGGGCCGGCACCAGGGACGACGGGCGCAGCTACACCGACCGGCTGCGTGGCCGGGACGACCTGGCGGTCGCCGGGGAGTTCGTCACCCACGTCCGGGGCGTCGGGGCCTCGGCAGCCGAGCGTGAGCTGCTCGGCCGGGCGCTCGCGGTGGCCGATCGGGAGGAGGTCGCGCGATGA
- a CDS encoding septum formation inhibitor Maf has product MARRGAVRVSRRLVLASASPARLQLLRQAGLSPEVVVSGYDESAVRSPRVGELVALLATAKAQTVATDLADALVIGADSLLEFRGEPLGKPVDAADVRARWRRMAGRSGTLHTGQALLDVQRGSIARRDVAVVSTTVHFASPTEAEIEAYVGSGEPLQVAGAFTLDGLGAPFVRRIEGDPSAVVGLSLPTLRLQLGRLGVTITDLWQG; this is encoded by the coding sequence CTGGCGCGCCGCGGGGCGGTTCGCGTGAGCCGCCGGCTGGTCCTGGCCTCGGCGTCCCCTGCCCGACTGCAGCTGTTGCGGCAGGCCGGCCTGTCGCCCGAGGTCGTGGTCAGCGGCTACGACGAGTCGGCCGTCCGCTCGCCCCGGGTGGGCGAGCTGGTCGCCCTGCTGGCGACGGCGAAGGCGCAGACCGTCGCGACGGACCTCGCCGACGCCCTGGTCATCGGCGCCGACTCGTTGCTCGAGTTCCGGGGGGAACCCCTGGGCAAGCCGGTCGACGCGGCGGACGTCCGCGCGCGGTGGCGGCGGATGGCCGGACGCAGCGGCACGCTGCACACCGGGCAGGCGCTGCTCGACGTGCAGCGCGGCTCCATCGCCCGGCGCGACGTGGCCGTCGTGTCCACCACGGTGCACTTCGCCTCCCCCACCGAGGCGGAGATCGAGGCCTACGTGGGTTCCGGCGAGCCCCTCCAGGTGGCCGGTGCCTTCACCCTCGACGGGCTGGGCGCGCCCTTCGTCCGGCGCATCGAGGGTGACCCGTCGGCCGTCGTCGGCCTGTCCCTGCCCACGCTCCGGCTGCAGCTGGGCCGCCTGGGCGTCACCATCACCGACCTGTGGCAGGGCTGA
- a CDS encoding acyl-CoA carboxylase subunit epsilon, with the protein MTEPARPLLRVVRGEPSAEELAALTVVVAVLSQRRSRRRPTPLGAWASRGDVVRTPLQPGPGGWRAAGRFA; encoded by the coding sequence GTGACCGAGCCGGCCCGTCCGCTGCTGCGCGTCGTCCGGGGCGAGCCCTCCGCCGAGGAGCTCGCCGCCCTGACCGTGGTGGTCGCGGTGCTGTCCCAGCGCCGCAGCCGTCGCCGGCCGACGCCGTTGGGGGCGTGGGCGTCCCGCGGGGACGTCGTACGGACACCCCTGCAGCCGGGTCCCGGTGGCTGGCGCGCCGCGGGGCGGTTCGCGTGA
- a CDS encoding ATP-grasp domain-containing protein has protein sequence MQKVLIANRGEIAVRVARACKDAGLTSVAVYAEPDRDALHVQVADEAFALGGNTPGESYLVIDKIIEVAKQSGADAVHPGYGFLSENADFAQAVLDSGLTWIGPSPAAIIALGDKVQARHIATSVGAPLVPGTTDPVDGGEEVVAFAEEHGLPVAIKAAFGGGGRGLKVARTMEEIPELFDSAVREAVSAFGRGECFVEKFLDHPRHVEAQVLADTHGNVVVVGTRDCSLQRRNQKLVEEAPAPFLTDEQRERIHSSAKDIVRGADYVGAGTVEYLVGVDGDISFLEVNTRLQVEHPVSEETSGIDLVRQQFRIADGLPLEITEDPIPRGHSIEFRINAEDAGRGFLPAPGPVTGLTVPQGPGVRWDSGVVLGGEVAGAFDSMLAKLIVTGATRSEALDRARRALDELQVDGMATVIPFHRAVVRDEAFTSEPFSVHTRWIETEWDNQVEPFGAAAEGAEPEERQTVVVEVGGRRLEVSLPAGLAAGGGAPAGAAARPRKRGGGAGGSGASGDSLTSPMQGTIVKVAVEDGATVAAGDLVVVLEAMKMEQPITAHKAGTVSGLSAEVGATVTSGAVLCTITEPASE, from the coding sequence GTGCAGAAGGTCCTGATCGCCAACCGGGGCGAGATCGCCGTCCGGGTCGCCCGCGCGTGCAAGGACGCCGGCCTGACCAGCGTCGCCGTCTACGCCGAGCCCGACCGGGACGCCCTGCACGTGCAGGTCGCCGACGAGGCGTTCGCGCTGGGCGGGAACACCCCGGGCGAGTCCTACCTGGTGATCGACAAGATCATCGAGGTCGCGAAGCAGTCCGGGGCCGACGCCGTGCACCCCGGCTACGGCTTCCTCTCCGAGAACGCCGACTTCGCCCAGGCCGTCCTCGACTCCGGGCTCACCTGGATCGGGCCCTCCCCCGCGGCGATCATCGCCCTCGGCGACAAGGTGCAGGCCCGGCACATCGCCACCTCCGTCGGCGCGCCCCTGGTGCCGGGCACGACCGACCCGGTCGACGGCGGCGAGGAGGTCGTGGCCTTCGCCGAGGAGCACGGCCTGCCGGTGGCGATCAAGGCCGCCTTCGGCGGTGGCGGCCGTGGGCTCAAGGTCGCCCGCACCATGGAGGAGATCCCCGAGCTCTTCGACTCCGCCGTCCGCGAGGCCGTGTCGGCCTTCGGCCGCGGTGAGTGCTTCGTGGAGAAGTTCCTGGACCACCCCCGCCACGTCGAGGCGCAGGTGCTGGCCGACACGCACGGCAACGTCGTCGTCGTCGGCACCCGGGACTGCTCGCTCCAGCGCCGCAACCAGAAGCTGGTCGAGGAGGCGCCCGCGCCCTTCCTGACCGACGAGCAGCGCGAGCGCATCCACTCCAGCGCCAAGGACATCGTCCGCGGGGCCGACTACGTGGGTGCCGGCACGGTCGAGTACCTGGTGGGTGTGGACGGCGACATCTCGTTCCTCGAGGTGAACACCCGCCTGCAGGTCGAGCACCCGGTCAGCGAGGAGACCAGCGGCATCGACCTGGTCCGCCAGCAGTTCCGGATCGCCGACGGCCTGCCGCTGGAGATCACCGAGGACCCGATCCCGCGTGGGCACAGCATCGAGTTCCGGATCAACGCCGAGGACGCCGGCCGGGGTTTCCTCCCCGCCCCCGGCCCGGTCACCGGGCTCACCGTTCCGCAGGGCCCCGGCGTGCGGTGGGACTCCGGCGTCGTGCTCGGCGGCGAGGTCGCCGGTGCGTTCGACTCCATGCTCGCCAAGCTCATCGTCACCGGCGCCACCCGGTCCGAGGCCCTCGATCGGGCCCGCCGGGCGCTGGACGAGCTCCAGGTCGACGGCATGGCCACGGTCATCCCGTTCCACCGGGCCGTCGTCCGGGACGAGGCCTTCACCTCCGAGCCCTTCAGCGTGCACACCCGCTGGATCGAGACCGAGTGGGACAACCAGGTCGAGCCGTTCGGTGCCGCCGCCGAGGGCGCCGAGCCCGAGGAGCGGCAGACCGTCGTCGTCGAGGTCGGCGGCCGGCGGCTCGAGGTCTCGCTGCCCGCCGGGCTGGCTGCCGGGGGTGGCGCACCTGCCGGCGCTGCTGCCAGGCCCCGCAAGCGCGGGGGCGGCGCGGGCGGCTCCGGTGCGTCCGGGGACAGCCTCACCTCGCCGATGCAGGGCACGATCGTGAAGGTCGCCGTCGAGGACGGTGCGACCGTCGCCGCCGGCGACCTCGTCGTCGTCCTCGAGGCGATGAAGATGGAGCAGCCGATCACCGCGCACAAGGCGGGCACGGTGTCGGGGCTGTCCGCGGAGGTGGGGGCGACCGTCACCAGCGGTGCCGTGCTCTGCACGATCACGGAACCGGCGAGCGAGTAG
- a CDS encoding phosphotransferase has product MSSRVPVPGGDICSAFRVERADGPVFVKELTGAPAGFFEAEARGLDRLRVDGGPPLPEVLDVTPSSLTLSWVASSAPSVGAAREFGAALARMHASGPPAFGGGGYAATIPLDPEPFDDWAAFFAEARLLPLVRLAVDAGHLTSDEAAVVERVLPRLADVPVEPPARLHGDLWSGNLLWTGSRVWLVDAAAAHGGHRETDLALLHLFGAPLLTEILAAYTGVTPLAPGWEERTGLHQLHPLLLHALLFGGGYGAAAAREARHYL; this is encoded by the coding sequence GTGAGCTCGCGGGTACCGGTCCCCGGAGGTGACATCTGCTCGGCGTTCCGCGTCGAGCGGGCCGACGGGCCGGTGTTCGTCAAGGAGCTGACCGGGGCACCGGCCGGGTTCTTCGAGGCCGAGGCGCGGGGGCTGGACCGGCTGCGGGTGGACGGCGGGCCGCCGCTGCCCGAGGTGCTCGACGTGACCCCGTCGTCCCTGACGCTGTCGTGGGTGGCGTCGTCCGCGCCGTCGGTCGGCGCTGCCCGGGAGTTCGGAGCGGCGCTGGCCAGGATGCACGCGTCGGGGCCACCGGCGTTCGGGGGCGGCGGGTACGCCGCGACGATCCCGCTGGACCCCGAGCCGTTCGACGACTGGGCCGCCTTCTTCGCCGAGGCGCGACTCCTCCCGCTGGTGCGGCTGGCCGTCGACGCCGGTCACCTGACGTCCGACGAGGCCGCGGTGGTCGAGCGGGTGCTGCCGCGGCTGGCCGACGTCCCGGTCGAGCCGCCGGCCCGGCTGCACGGCGACCTGTGGAGCGGCAACCTGCTGTGGACGGGCTCCCGGGTGTGGCTGGTGGACGCCGCTGCCGCGCACGGCGGGCACCGGGAGACCGACCTCGCGCTGCTGCACCTGTTCGGTGCGCCGCTGCTGACGGAGATCCTGGCGGCCTACACCGGGGTCACCCCGCTGGCGCCGGGCTGGGAGGAGCGGACGGGCCTGCACCAGCTGCACCCGTTGCTGCTCCACGCGCTGCTGTTCGGTGGCGGGTACGGGGCTGCGGCCGCCCGGGAGGCGCGGCACTACCTCTAG
- a CDS encoding PH domain-containing protein has translation MAYPDKLLGDDEEVVRHLHPHWLTVFWPVVFFLALVGLGSFGAALIPSGSNQGVYRLVIVVVALLLAVVFVVVPLLRWRTTHYVITTHRLLHRVGILSRTGRDIGLSRITDVTYSQTLWDRIINSGTLTIETAGDGGSTVFSAIPDSEGVQQLLNHVVEEDADRRAQESAGYIGQYYRGDTGPVPPQR, from the coding sequence GTGGCCTACCCCGACAAGCTGCTCGGCGACGACGAAGAGGTCGTGCGGCACCTGCACCCGCACTGGCTGACCGTCTTCTGGCCGGTGGTCTTCTTCCTGGCCCTCGTCGGCCTGGGGTCCTTCGGTGCGGCCCTGATCCCGTCGGGGTCCAACCAGGGGGTCTACCGCCTGGTGATCGTGGTGGTCGCGCTGCTGCTGGCCGTCGTCTTCGTGGTGGTGCCGCTGCTGAGGTGGCGGACGACGCACTACGTGATCACCACGCACCGGCTGCTGCACCGGGTGGGGATCCTCTCCCGCACCGGCCGGGACATCGGCCTGTCCCGGATCACCGACGTGACCTACAGCCAGACCCTGTGGGACCGGATCATCAACTCCGGGACGCTGACCATCGAGACGGCCGGGGACGGCGGGTCCACGGTGTTCTCCGCCATCCCGGACTCCGAGGGCGTGCAACAGCTCCTGAACCACGTGGTCGAGGAGGACGCCGACCGTCGGGCGCAGGAGAGCGCGGGCTACATCGGCCAGTACTACCGCGGTGACACCGGGCCGGTCCCGCCCCAGCGCTGA
- a CDS encoding acyl-CoA carboxylase subunit beta: protein MHTTAGRLADFERRLDEAAHAGSDRAVEKQHAAGKMTARERIEALLDPGSFTELDEFARHRSTNFGMDAKRPFGDGVVTGYGTVDGRPVCVFSQDVTVFGGSLGEVYGEKIVKVLDLAIRNGCPIIGINEGGGARIQEGVVSLGLYGEIFRRNVHASGVIPQISLVMGAAAGGHVYSPALTDFIVMVDETSQMFITGPDVVKTVTGEDVTLEELGGARTHNTKSGVAHYLASDEEDALDYVKALLSYLPSNNLDPLPTLEVAPVEVSLPESVSDLDAELDTFIPDSANSPYDMHTVIEHVLDDGEFLEVQPLFAPNILIGFGRVEGRPVGIVANQPTQFAGTLDIDASEKAARFVRTCDAFNIPVLTLVDVPGFLPGTSQEWDGIIRRGAKLIYAYAEATVPLVTVITRKAYGGAYDVMGSKHLGADVNLAWPTAQIAVVGAQGAVGILYRKELAASDDPDARRAELITEYEDTLANPYIAADRGFIDAVIPPSHTRVHVTRALRLLANKRQTLPPKKHGNIPL from the coding sequence ATGCACACGACCGCGGGCCGGCTGGCGGACTTCGAACGACGCCTGGACGAGGCCGCGCACGCGGGCTCGGACCGTGCGGTGGAGAAGCAGCACGCCGCCGGGAAGATGACCGCCCGCGAACGCATCGAGGCGCTGCTGGACCCGGGGTCGTTCACCGAGCTCGACGAGTTCGCGCGGCACCGGTCCACGAACTTCGGGATGGACGCCAAGCGCCCGTTCGGCGACGGCGTGGTCACCGGGTACGGCACCGTCGACGGCCGTCCGGTCTGCGTCTTCTCCCAGGACGTCACGGTGTTCGGCGGCAGCCTCGGTGAGGTCTACGGCGAGAAGATCGTCAAGGTGCTCGACCTCGCCATCCGCAACGGCTGCCCGATCATCGGGATCAACGAGGGCGGTGGCGCCCGGATCCAGGAGGGCGTGGTCTCCCTGGGTCTGTACGGCGAGATCTTCCGGCGCAACGTGCACGCCTCGGGCGTGATCCCGCAGATCTCGCTGGTCATGGGTGCCGCGGCCGGGGGGCACGTCTACTCCCCCGCCCTCACCGACTTCATCGTCATGGTCGACGAGACCAGCCAGATGTTCATCACCGGCCCCGACGTCGTGAAGACCGTGACCGGCGAGGACGTGACGCTGGAGGAGCTCGGCGGCGCCCGCACGCACAACACCAAGTCCGGCGTCGCGCACTACCTGGCCAGCGACGAGGAAGACGCCCTCGACTACGTCAAGGCGCTGCTGTCCTACCTGCCCAGCAACAACCTGGACCCGCTGCCGACCCTCGAGGTCGCCCCGGTCGAGGTCTCCCTGCCGGAGTCGGTCAGCGACCTGGACGCCGAGCTGGACACCTTCATCCCGGACTCCGCGAACAGCCCCTACGACATGCACACCGTCATCGAGCACGTGCTCGACGACGGCGAGTTCCTCGAGGTGCAGCCGCTGTTCGCCCCCAACATCCTGATCGGCTTCGGTCGGGTCGAGGGCCGGCCGGTGGGCATCGTGGCCAACCAGCCCACCCAGTTCGCCGGCACCCTGGACATCGACGCCAGTGAGAAGGCCGCCCGCTTCGTCCGCACCTGCGACGCCTTCAACATCCCGGTGCTGACCCTGGTGGACGTGCCCGGCTTCCTGCCCGGCACCTCCCAGGAGTGGGACGGCATCATCCGCCGCGGCGCCAAGCTCATCTACGCCTACGCCGAGGCCACCGTCCCGCTGGTCACCGTCATCACCCGCAAGGCCTACGGCGGCGCCTACGACGTCATGGGCTCCAAGCACCTGGGCGCCGACGTCAACCTGGCCTGGCCGACCGCGCAGATCGCCGTCGTCGGGGCCCAGGGCGCGGTCGGGATCCTCTACCGCAAGGAGCTCGCGGCCTCCGACGACCCGGACGCCCGCCGCGCCGAGCTGATCACCGAGTACGAGGACACCCTCGCCAACCCCTACATCGCCGCCGACCGCGGGTTCATCGACGCGGTCATCCCGCCCTCGCACACCCGGGTCCACGTCACCCGGGCGCTGCGTCTGCTGGCGAACAAGCGCCAGACGCTGCCGCCGAAGAAGCACGGGAACATCCCGCTGTGA